Proteins encoded in a region of the Candidatus Korarchaeota archaeon NZ13-K genome:
- the thiW gene encoding energy coupling factor transporter S component ThiW, with product MRKAVLTGVFSALGVLISPLLSFPVLVFRVYPGQHMINAIAGVLLGPWWAALAAVIVGTIRIALGTGTVFAYPGGVPGAIVVGLSSWLLGRAGVRRELAALTEPVGTVLIGGTIATYIVAPLIGRSVLLLATWTSWAMSSVPGCLAGYFILEGLRRIGISQDTIS from the coding sequence TCCCCTCTCCTCTCCTTCCCCGTGCTCGTCTTCAGGGTTTACCCCGGGCAGCACATGATAAACGCGATAGCCGGCGTGCTGCTGGGTCCCTGGTGGGCCGCCCTCGCAGCGGTGATCGTGGGCACGATAAGGATAGCGCTGGGAACTGGAACGGTCTTCGCCTACCCCGGCGGCGTACCCGGGGCCATCGTGGTTGGCCTCTCCTCCTGGCTCTTAGGCAGGGCAGGGGTGAGGAGGGAGCTGGCGGCCCTGACCGAGCCTGTGGGCACCGTGCTGATAGGGGGAACGATAGCTACTTACATAGTCGCCCCGCTGATCGGGAGGTCCGTCCTGCTCCTGGCCACCTGGACCTCCTGGGCCATGAGCTCAGTCCCCGGCTGCCTGGCCGGCTACTTCATCCTGGAGGGGTTGAGGAGGATTGGGATCTCTCAGGATACCATCTCCTGA